One Erythrobacter sp. SDW2 genomic region harbors:
- the dnaK gene encoding molecular chaperone DnaK, translating into MSKVIGIDLGTTNSCVSVMDGGKPKVIENSEGARTTPSIVAFTKDGERLIGQPAKRQAVTNPDNTLFAIKRLIGRRFDDPMTKKDMELVPYNIVKGKNGDAWVKAGGEEYSPSQISAFILQKMKETAESYLGETVTQAVITVPAYFNDAQRQATKDAGQIAGLEVLRIINEPTAAALAYGMDKDDGKTIAVYDLGGGTFDVSILEIGDGVFEVKSTNGDTFLGGEDFDNAIVEYLADEFKKKENMDLRADKLALQRLKEAAEKAKIELSSSAQTEVNLPFITARMEGGSSTPLHLVETISRSKLEQLVGDLIKRTIEPCKKALADAGVDKSGVDEVILVGGMTRMPKVREVVKEFFGKEPHTGVNPDEVVAMGAAIQAGVLQGDVKDVLLLDVTPLSLGIETLGGVFTRMIDRNTTIPTKKTQTYSTAEDNQNAVTIKVSQGEREMAADNKLLGQFDLVGIPPAPRGVPQIEVTFDIDANGIVNVSAKDKGTGKEQQIRIQASGGLSDADIDQMVKDAEKFAEEDKKRKEAAEARNQADSLVHATEKQLEEHGDKIDAALKGEVEAAVAEAKTALEGDDVDAINAKAQALTQVAMKMGQSIYEQEQANAAPAGDGGEAPKKEDEDVVDAEFSEVDEDNKG; encoded by the coding sequence ATGAGCAAAGTTATCGGGATCGACCTCGGCACCACCAACAGCTGCGTTTCCGTCATGGACGGTGGCAAGCCCAAGGTCATCGAGAATTCGGAAGGTGCGCGCACCACGCCTTCGATCGTCGCTTTCACCAAGGATGGCGAACGCCTGATCGGCCAGCCGGCCAAGCGCCAGGCGGTGACCAACCCTGACAACACGCTGTTCGCGATCAAGCGCCTGATCGGTCGCCGTTTCGACGATCCGATGACCAAGAAGGACATGGAGCTCGTCCCCTACAACATCGTCAAGGGCAAGAATGGCGATGCCTGGGTCAAGGCCGGCGGCGAAGAATACTCGCCCAGCCAGATCTCGGCCTTCATCCTGCAGAAGATGAAGGAAACCGCCGAAAGCTATCTCGGTGAAACCGTCACCCAGGCGGTCATCACCGTCCCGGCCTACTTCAACGACGCGCAGCGCCAGGCGACCAAGGACGCCGGCCAGATCGCGGGCCTCGAAGTGCTGCGCATCATCAACGAGCCGACTGCGGCCGCGCTCGCCTATGGCATGGACAAGGACGATGGGAAGACCATCGCCGTCTATGACCTCGGCGGCGGCACCTTCGACGTCTCGATCCTCGAGATCGGTGACGGCGTGTTCGAAGTGAAGTCGACCAATGGCGACACCTTCCTCGGCGGTGAAGATTTCGACAACGCGATCGTCGAATATCTCGCCGACGAGTTCAAGAAGAAGGAAAACATGGACCTGCGCGCCGACAAACTCGCGCTGCAGCGTCTGAAGGAAGCTGCGGAAAAGGCCAAGATCGAACTTTCGAGCTCGGCCCAGACCGAAGTCAACCTGCCCTTCATCACCGCCCGCATGGAAGGCGGCAGCTCGACCCCGCTGCACCTCGTCGAAACCATCAGCCGATCGAAGCTGGAACAGCTGGTCGGCGATCTCATCAAGCGCACCATCGAACCGTGCAAGAAGGCGCTGGCCGATGCCGGTGTCGACAAGAGCGGCGTCGATGAAGTGATCCTGGTCGGCGGCATGACCCGCATGCCCAAGGTCCGCGAAGTCGTGAAGGAGTTCTTTGGCAAGGAACCGCACACCGGCGTCAACCCGGACGAAGTCGTTGCCATGGGCGCGGCCATCCAGGCCGGCGTGCTGCAGGGCGACGTCAAGGACGTGCTGTTGCTCGACGTGACCCCGCTTTCGCTCGGCATCGAGACGCTGGGCGGCGTGTTCACCCGCATGATCGACCGCAACACGACGATCCCGACCAAGAAGACGCAGACCTATTCGACCGCAGAGGACAACCAGAACGCGGTGACGATCAAGGTGTCGCAGGGCGAGCGCGAGATGGCGGCGGACAACAAGCTGCTCGGCCAGTTCGACCTCGTCGGCATCCCCCCGGCGCCGCGCGGCGTGCCGCAGATCGAAGTCACCTTCGACATCGACGCCAACGGCATCGTCAACGTCAGCGCCAAGGACAAGGGCACCGGCAAGGAACAGCAAATCCGCATCCAGGCCAGCGGCGGCCTGTCGGATGCCGACATCGACCAGATGGTCAAGGACGCGGAGAAGTTCGCCGAGGAAGACAAGAAGCGCAAGGAAGCTGCCGAAGCCCGCAACCAGGCCGACAGCCTGGTCCATGCAACAGAAAAGCAGCTCGAAGAGCACGGCGACAAGATCGATGCTGCCCTGAAGGGTGAAGTCGAGGCCGCCGTGGCCGAGGCCAAGACCGCGCTGGAAGGCGACGATGTCGATGCCATCAACGCCAAGGCGCAGGCGCTGACCCAGGTCGCCATGAAGATGGGCCAGTCGATCTACGAGCAGGAACAGGCCAATGCCGCCCCTGCCGGTGACGGCGGCGAAGCGCCCAAGAAGGAAGACGAAGACGTCGTCGACGCCGAATTCTCGGAAGTCGACGAAGACAACAAGGGCTGA
- a CDS encoding copper chaperone PCu(A)C, with protein MNHTFAALAFGLAAFTIGGCQNEPRTATEHEAAPVSDTGIEGLTVAKAHLMMPAVAGNPAGLFFDVSYSGTDELTLESADIAQSQATTIHDVVEKDGMTQMVALGPLLIKAGDAVSFAPGGKHVMAMKLDEAVAPGSKVDVTLTFAGGKTAKFTADVMPAGETKMEH; from the coding sequence ATGAATCACACCTTCGCTGCTTTGGCATTCGGTCTTGCCGCATTCACAATCGGCGGTTGTCAGAACGAGCCCCGCACAGCGACGGAGCATGAAGCCGCGCCAGTTTCGGACACCGGGATTGAAGGGCTGACTGTCGCCAAGGCTCACCTCATGATGCCGGCAGTGGCGGGAAATCCGGCTGGCCTGTTTTTCGATGTTTCCTACAGCGGCACTGACGAACTCACCCTAGAAAGTGCAGACATTGCGCAGTCGCAGGCCACCACGATCCATGACGTTGTCGAGAAGGACGGGATGACCCAGATGGTAGCGCTTGGGCCGCTCCTTATCAAAGCGGGGGATGCTGTGTCCTTCGCCCCCGGCGGCAAGCACGTCATGGCGATGAAGCTCGACGAAGCGGTTGCGCCTGGCAGCAAGGTCGACGTCACGCTGACCTTCGCTGGAGGCAAGACCGCCAAATTCACCGCCGACGTCATGCCTGCCGGCGAAACGAAGATGGAACACTAG
- a CDS encoding vgr related protein, protein MADGVDHLHAEPLPSCPVGGERGLTEAEVALARSVFGDAIRYDKVTLRRRKFFPFQPRRITMAPRGHLHFHPRGEAYCDDFGLADFRKRGLFIHEMTHVWQTQQKGEWYLPLHRHPFCRYSYSLKPGWTLEQYGIEQQAEIVKHAYWLRSGIRIGGVGDASAYDLLVNFPGAG, encoded by the coding sequence TTGGCAGACGGGGTCGATCACCTTCACGCCGAACCGCTGCCTTCCTGCCCGGTGGGCGGCGAACGCGGGCTGACCGAGGCGGAAGTTGCCCTCGCCCGCAGCGTGTTCGGAGACGCGATCCGCTATGACAAGGTGACCCTGCGGCGGCGCAAGTTCTTCCCCTTCCAGCCGCGCAGGATCACCATGGCCCCGCGCGGGCATCTGCATTTCCACCCCCGGGGCGAGGCCTATTGCGACGATTTCGGCCTCGCCGATTTCCGCAAGCGGGGACTGTTCATCCATGAGATGACGCATGTCTGGCAGACCCAGCAAAAGGGCGAGTGGTACCTGCCGCTGCACCGGCACCCGTTCTGCCGCTATTCCTACAGTCTGAAGCCCGGCTGGACTCTGGAGCAGTACGGGATCGAGCAGCAGGCTGAGATCGTCAAACACGCCTATTGGCTACGCAGCGGCATCCGGATCGGCGGGGTCGGCGATGCCTCGGCCTATGACCTGCTGGTCAATTTTCCGGGTGCGGGTTAG
- a CDS encoding PH domain-containing protein — protein MSELRDVFRSSLGRWLIGTSAGLGTVLLGIAGFVVMVGAAGEWGAWPLGLTAVALLIVGWKWLEVMSESFEVTPQRVVVRRGIIMKSVDEIELYRVKDVRLDFSLLNQMAGIGTITITSSDETTRDGKLAMNHVARAQERREEIRELVDKARRERGVREIDMSHEPH, from the coding sequence ATGAGTGAACTGCGCGATGTGTTCCGGTCTTCGCTCGGCCGATGGCTGATCGGTACCTCGGCCGGGCTTGGCACCGTACTTCTCGGCATAGCAGGCTTTGTGGTCATGGTCGGCGCAGCGGGCGAATGGGGCGCATGGCCATTGGGCCTGACGGCTGTCGCCTTGCTGATCGTTGGGTGGAAGTGGCTCGAAGTGATGAGCGAGTCGTTCGAAGTCACCCCCCAGCGCGTTGTCGTGCGGCGCGGCATCATCATGAAGAGCGTGGACGAGATCGAGCTTTATCGGGTCAAGGATGTCCGGCTCGATTTCAGCCTGCTCAACCAGATGGCGGGTATCGGCACCATCACCATTACCTCGAGCGACGAAACCACACGCGATGGCAAGCTGGCGATGAACCATGTCGCCCGGGCGCAGGAGCGGCGGGAGGAAATCCGCGAGCTGGTTGACAAGGCGCGGCGCGAACGCGGTGTGCGCGAGATCGACATGTCGCATGAGCCACACTGA
- a CDS encoding indoleamine 2,3-dioxygenase, which produces MELQDYGLSRERGYLSHYEIDEITLPGQFADVVKAAGNLSGLLSTGRVRHWLDQLPDPGLEDWAREAPEEEVRTAMVHYSFLVQAYVWGEPTPPAHLPANLARPMVAVSDRLGQAPLLPYSGYVLDNWARLDKSGPITLDNIYMHQNFLGGDDENWFVMIHVAIEAEAGVLLDNAAKLVGVADEAEAERLLVEMNEAWERIYGHFARMPERCDPYIYFHRVRPYIHGWANNPALEHGGLIYEGVEKLGGKPQALRGQTGSQSSIVPAMDALFQVGHSDDPLRQFLDELHSYRPVPHRRFIEDLAAQSTLRDFVRASGNQSLKDAFNACLNQSARFRTRHLEYAASYINKQAGSIAGNDPDVGTGGTPFMKYLKKHRDENAAQLV; this is translated from the coding sequence ATGGAGCTTCAAGACTACGGTTTGAGCCGCGAGCGCGGCTACCTTTCGCATTACGAGATCGACGAGATCACCCTGCCCGGCCAGTTCGCCGATGTGGTCAAGGCCGCCGGCAACCTCTCCGGCCTGCTCTCGACCGGGCGCGTGCGCCACTGGCTTGATCAATTGCCCGATCCGGGTCTCGAGGACTGGGCCCGCGAAGCGCCCGAGGAAGAGGTCCGCACCGCGATGGTGCATTATTCTTTCCTGGTGCAGGCCTATGTCTGGGGTGAGCCGACCCCGCCCGCGCATCTGCCCGCCAATCTGGCCCGGCCGATGGTCGCCGTGTCCGACCGGCTCGGACAGGCACCGCTGCTGCCCTATTCGGGCTATGTACTCGACAACTGGGCACGGCTGGACAAGTCGGGCCCGATCACGCTCGACAACATTTACATGCACCAGAACTTCCTCGGCGGAGACGACGAGAACTGGTTCGTGATGATCCACGTCGCGATCGAGGCCGAGGCCGGTGTCTTGCTCGACAATGCTGCCAAGCTGGTCGGCGTCGCGGACGAAGCCGAGGCCGAGCGCCTGCTGGTGGAAATGAACGAGGCGTGGGAGCGTATCTATGGCCACTTCGCGCGGATGCCCGAACGCTGCGATCCCTACATCTATTTCCACCGTGTGCGGCCCTATATCCATGGTTGGGCCAACAACCCGGCGCTGGAACATGGCGGTCTCATCTATGAGGGCGTGGAAAAGCTGGGCGGCAAGCCGCAGGCGCTGCGCGGCCAGACCGGCAGCCAGTCGAGCATCGTCCCGGCCATGGATGCGCTGTTCCAGGTCGGCCACAGCGACGATCCGCTGCGGCAGTTCCTCGACGAGCTGCACAGCTATCGTCCGGTGCCCCACCGCCGCTTTATCGAGGATCTGGCGGCGCAATCGACCCTGCGCGATTTCGTGCGCGCCTCGGGCAACCAGAGTCTCAAGGACGCGTTCAACGCCTGCCTCAACCAGTCGGCCCGCTTCCGCACGCGGCACCTGGAATATGCCGCCAGCTACATCAACAAGCAGGCGGGCAGCATTGCCGGCAACGACCCCGATGTCGGCACTGGAGGCACGCCCTTCATGAAGTACCTGAAAAAGCACCGCGACGAGAACGCGGCGCAGTTGGTTTAG
- a CDS encoding DUF885 family protein: MIRRAFGIAAVALVAVVSPAHAQAQAQVSADDALKALADEYQKDQAVRSGATIGEDGKVSYSGKLPDVTPAAQQAYAAEAAELLDKLEAIDRTQFSDKARIDAAVLRTLLQEEIGDARFREWEMPFDSDNNFWSYLTERGGMATVKEYEDYLVRLQDIPRYFDEHIANARTGLARGFSVPQVTLQGRDVSLAAYVTDTAETSPFWVPFAQMPASIPASEANRLKAAGRSEIEDGVTPAYARLLTFFREEYRPGTRTTLAANAMPDGPAYYAQQIRQYTTLDLTAEQIHEIGLSEVARITAEMEKVKAEAGFAGSLQEFIRFLRTDPQFVARTPDELMGVSAYAAKRVDGKLGAYFGFLPRHRFAIVEVDPAIAPFYTAGRGGYEACQMNTYDLPSRPLYNIPALTLHECAPGHSFQAAVANEQPAAAEFRRRTYFSGFGEGWGLYVEYLGNEMGIYRTPYEKFGQLSYEMWRAVRLVIDTGIHHYGWSREQAVDYLATRTALSTHEVNTEVDRYISWPGQALAYKLGEMTIRRVRAKAETALDDKFDIRKFHDVVLSLGSVPLPVLEDRIDAFIADGGQGLAGVSYD; this comes from the coding sequence ATGATCCGGCGGGCCTTCGGTATCGCGGCGGTGGCTCTCGTCGCGGTCGTTTCGCCCGCCCACGCTCAGGCCCAAGCCCAGGTTAGCGCCGACGATGCGCTGAAGGCCTTGGCCGACGAGTATCAAAAGGATCAGGCGGTCCGCTCCGGTGCCACCATCGGCGAGGACGGAAAGGTTTCCTACTCGGGCAAGCTGCCGGACGTGACGCCGGCGGCTCAGCAGGCATACGCCGCCGAGGCTGCGGAACTGCTCGACAAGCTGGAGGCTATCGATCGGACGCAATTTTCCGACAAGGCCAGGATCGACGCTGCGGTCCTGCGTACGCTGCTGCAGGAAGAGATCGGCGATGCGCGCTTTCGCGAATGGGAAATGCCGTTCGACAGCGACAACAACTTCTGGAGCTATCTGACAGAGCGCGGCGGCATGGCGACGGTCAAGGAATATGAGGATTACCTCGTCCGGCTGCAGGACATCCCGCGTTATTTCGACGAGCATATCGCCAACGCCCGCACCGGGCTTGCGCGCGGGTTCTCGGTGCCGCAGGTGACGCTGCAGGGGCGCGACGTCTCGCTCGCCGCCTATGTCACCGATACGGCGGAGACGAGCCCGTTCTGGGTGCCGTTTGCGCAGATGCCGGCGTCGATCCCGGCGAGCGAGGCCAACCGTCTGAAAGCGGCGGGCCGCAGCGAGATCGAGGATGGCGTGACACCCGCCTATGCCAGGCTGCTAACTTTTTTCCGTGAAGAGTATCGGCCCGGAACCCGCACCACTCTGGCTGCCAATGCCATGCCCGATGGCCCGGCCTATTACGCCCAGCAGATCCGCCAATACACCACCCTCGACCTCACTGCCGAACAGATCCACGAGATCGGCCTCAGTGAAGTGGCGCGCATCACTGCCGAAATGGAGAAGGTGAAGGCGGAAGCGGGCTTCGCTGGCAGCTTGCAGGAGTTCATCCGTTTCCTGCGCACCGATCCGCAATTCGTGGCGCGCACGCCCGACGAGCTGATGGGCGTCTCAGCCTATGCCGCCAAGCGCGTGGACGGCAAGCTGGGGGCCTATTTCGGCTTCCTGCCGCGGCACCGGTTCGCAATTGTCGAGGTCGATCCGGCGATCGCGCCTTTCTATACCGCCGGTCGGGGCGGATACGAAGCGTGCCAGATGAACACCTACGACCTGCCGTCGCGCCCCCTCTACAATATCCCCGCGCTGACCCTCCACGAATGCGCGCCCGGGCACAGCTTCCAGGCGGCGGTAGCCAACGAGCAGCCAGCCGCCGCAGAGTTCCGCCGTCGGACCTATTTCAGCGGCTTCGGCGAGGGCTGGGGGCTCTATGTCGAGTATCTCGGGAACGAGATGGGCATTTACCGCACGCCCTATGAGAAGTTCGGCCAGCTCAGCTACGAGATGTGGCGTGCCGTGCGGCTGGTGATCGACACCGGCATCCACCACTATGGCTGGAGCCGCGAGCAGGCGGTGGACTATCTCGCCACCCGCACTGCGCTATCGACGCATGAGGTGAACACCGAGGTCGACCGCTATATCAGCTGGCCGGGGCAGGCACTGGCCTACAAGCTCGGCGAAATGACCATCCGCCGCGTCCGCGCCAAGGCCGAGACGGCGCTGGACGACAAGTTCGACATCCGCAAGTTTCACGATGTGGTGCTGTCACTGGGCTCGGTCCCGCTGCCGGTGCTGGAAGATCGGATCGATGCCTTTATCGCCGATGGCGGGCAGGGGCTTGCGGGGGTGAGTTATGACTAA
- the grpE gene encoding nucleotide exchange factor GrpE — MIEDTKKQDTAADAEVERELEGVPQHLRDDGGDDRGENLSDAIAQLKSDLEAARQEVLYAKADTQNVRRRMEKDIQDARAYAATGFARDILSVADNLSRAIDSIPQELRDDDKFKGLVAGIEATQREIDKVFGQHGVTRIAALGLPLDPNQHQAMMEIPTDDAEPGTIVQEMQAGYMIKDRLLRPAMVGVAKKPE, encoded by the coding sequence ATGATCGAAGATACCAAGAAGCAGGACACTGCGGCTGACGCAGAAGTTGAACGTGAACTGGAAGGCGTGCCCCAACACCTCCGTGATGATGGCGGCGATGACAGGGGGGAAAACCTGTCGGACGCCATCGCCCAGCTCAAGAGCGACCTCGAGGCCGCGAGGCAAGAGGTGCTTTACGCCAAGGCCGATACGCAGAACGTCCGCCGCCGCATGGAGAAGGACATCCAGGATGCGCGCGCCTATGCCGCGACCGGCTTTGCCCGCGACATCCTATCGGTGGCCGACAATCTCAGCCGCGCAATCGATTCAATCCCGCAGGAATTGCGCGATGACGACAAGTTCAAGGGACTCGTCGCCGGGATCGAGGCGACCCAGCGCGAGATCGACAAGGTCTTCGGCCAGCACGGCGTGACCCGTATCGCCGCCCTGGGCCTGCCCCTCGACCCGAACCAGCACCAGGCGATGATGGAAATCCCCACGGATGACGCCGAGCCGGGCACCATCGTGCAGGAAATGCAGGCCGGCTATATGATCAAGGACCGGTTGCTCCGCCCGGCCATGGTCGGTGTGGCGAAGAAACCGGAATGA
- the hrcA gene encoding heat-inducible transcriptional repressor HrcA gives MTSPPVTELTERARAIFRLVVEGYLESGQPVGSKTLSQDQSLDLSPASIRSVLADLEAVGLLAAPHTSAGRLPTETGLRLFVDGMMQVAEPTQAEREAIESRLEKSGPIEQALEATSAMLSDLSGAAGMVMVPSREPRLAQITLVPLGQGRALAVLVGEDGGVENRVIETGDTPAHLLEQVSNYITSRLMGRTLAEASSAMRQEIAAGKSALDKASQDLVERGLAVWTEDTAKRPLLIVRGQANLLDASALEDLERVRSLLDDLENKQSVAELLETAREAQATRIFIGSENRLFALSGSSVIASPYRDREGRVVGVLGVIGPTRLNYARVVPMVDFTARSLGKLIG, from the coding sequence ATGACCAGCCCACCCGTCACCGAACTGACCGAACGCGCCAGGGCGATCTTTCGCCTGGTCGTCGAGGGCTATCTCGAGAGCGGGCAGCCGGTGGGGTCGAAGACTTTGTCGCAGGACCAGTCGCTCGATCTCTCGCCCGCTTCGATCCGTTCAGTCTTGGCAGACCTTGAGGCTGTGGGTCTGCTGGCCGCGCCGCATACCAGCGCGGGCCGCTTGCCGACCGAGACGGGCCTGAGGCTGTTTGTCGACGGGATGATGCAGGTCGCGGAACCCACGCAGGCCGAACGCGAGGCCATCGAATCGCGGCTGGAGAAGTCGGGGCCAATCGAACAGGCGCTTGAAGCGACAAGTGCGATGCTGTCCGACCTTAGCGGGGCTGCAGGCATGGTGATGGTTCCGAGCCGGGAACCTCGACTGGCGCAGATCACGCTGGTTCCCTTGGGGCAGGGGCGGGCGCTGGCCGTGCTGGTCGGCGAGGATGGCGGAGTGGAGAACCGCGTCATCGAGACCGGTGACACTCCTGCGCACCTGCTTGAACAGGTCAGCAATTACATCACGTCACGGTTGATGGGACGGACCCTGGCCGAAGCGAGTTCGGCGATGCGGCAGGAGATCGCTGCGGGCAAATCGGCGCTCGACAAGGCGAGTCAGGACCTGGTCGAGCGCGGTCTCGCGGTGTGGACCGAGGACACGGCCAAGCGTCCGCTGCTGATCGTGCGCGGGCAGGCCAATCTGCTCGATGCCAGTGCGCTGGAGGATTTGGAGCGGGTCCGCTCGCTGCTCGACGATCTCGAGAACAAGCAGTCGGTCGCCGAATTGCTGGAGACCGCGCGCGAGGCGCAGGCGACCCGGATCTTCATCGGCAGCGAGAACCGCTTGTTCGCGCTCTCGGGCTCTTCCGTCATCGCCTCGCCCTATCGCGACCGCGAGGGCAGGGTGGTCGGCGTGCTGGGGGTGATCGGCCCGACGCGGTTGAATTACGCGCGCGTCGTCCCCATGGTGGATTTCACGGCCCGCTCGCTGGGCAAACTGATCGGTTAA
- the rph gene encoding ribonuclease PH — protein MRPSGRAPDEMRAITIETGFTKHAEGSCLISFGETRVLCTASVEERLPPWLRGKGQGWVTGEYSMLPRATHTRGDREAARGKQSGRTQEIQRLIGRSLRAVVDMKKLGERQITLDCDVIQADGGTRTASISGAWVALRLAVNKLMAEGAIKDDPISAKIAAISCGIYNGTPVLDLDYVEDSGADADANFVLIEGGQIAEAQATAEGATYDEEALLRLLRLAQIGCAQIFKAQEQATHAATK, from the coding sequence ATGAGACCTTCCGGACGCGCGCCCGACGAGATGCGCGCTATCACCATCGAGACCGGCTTTACCAAGCATGCCGAGGGCTCCTGCCTGATCAGCTTCGGCGAGACGCGCGTGCTGTGCACTGCCAGTGTCGAGGAGCGCCTGCCGCCATGGCTGCGCGGCAAGGGCCAGGGCTGGGTCACCGGCGAGTATTCGATGCTCCCCCGCGCCACCCACACCCGTGGCGACCGAGAGGCGGCGCGCGGCAAGCAGTCGGGCCGGACGCAGGAAATCCAGCGGCTGATCGGGCGCAGTTTACGCGCTGTGGTCGACATGAAGAAGCTGGGTGAGCGGCAGATCACGCTCGATTGCGACGTGATCCAGGCCGATGGCGGTACGCGCACCGCGTCGATCAGCGGGGCCTGGGTGGCGCTGCGGCTCGCAGTGAACAAGCTCATGGCCGAGGGCGCGATCAAGGACGATCCGATCTCTGCCAAGATCGCGGCGATCAGCTGCGGCATATACAACGGCACGCCGGTGCTCGATCTGGATTACGTCGAGGATTCGGGCGCTGACGCCGATGCCAACTTCGTGCTGATCGAAGGCGGCCAGATCGCCGAAGCACAGGCCACCGCCGAGGGCGCGACCTATGATGAGGAAGCCCTGCTGCGCCTGCTTCGCCTCGCCCAGATCGGCTGCGCGCAGATCTTCAAGGCTCAAGAACAAGCAACGCACGCGGCGACGAAATGA
- the rdgB gene encoding RdgB/HAM1 family non-canonical purine NTP pyrophosphatase: MTRRLGSGSLVIATHNAGKLKEISALLDPYGVKCISAGSLGLPEPAETGTTFAQNALIKARAAADASGLAALADDSGLSVEALGGRPGVYTADWAERQWFEGEPGRDWYMAMGKVEGMLQQLGPETDRSAAFHCVLALAWPDGEHVIYEGTCNGSLTWPPRGTLGFGYDPVFIPTGSESTFAEIDPAQKHAISHRADAFAKLVAEQFGG; the protein is encoded by the coding sequence ATGACTCGCCGCCTAGGTTCCGGCTCGCTGGTGATCGCTACGCATAATGCGGGCAAGCTGAAGGAGATTTCGGCGCTGCTCGATCCCTATGGGGTCAAATGCATCAGCGCAGGTTCCCTCGGCCTGCCGGAGCCGGCCGAGACCGGGACGACCTTTGCCCAGAATGCGCTGATCAAGGCGCGGGCGGCGGCAGACGCTTCCGGGCTGGCGGCGCTGGCGGACGACAGCGGCTTGTCGGTCGAGGCGCTGGGCGGCCGTCCGGGAGTCTACACCGCCGACTGGGCCGAACGGCAGTGGTTCGAAGGCGAGCCGGGCCGGGACTGGTATATGGCGATGGGCAAGGTCGAAGGGATGCTGCAACAACTTGGCCCTGAGACTGATCGCTCGGCGGCTTTCCATTGCGTGCTGGCGCTTGCCTGGCCCGATGGCGAGCATGTAATTTACGAGGGCACCTGCAACGGTTCGCTGACCTGGCCCCCGCGCGGTACGCTGGGCTTCGGTTACGATCCCGTTTTCATACCCACGGGCAGCGAATCGACCTTCGCCGAGATCGACCCTGCGCAGAAACACGCCATCAGCCACCGCGCCGACGCCTTCGCCAAGCTGGTCGCGGAACAATTCGGCGGCTAA
- the hemW gene encoding radical SAM family heme chaperone HemW: MARALYIHWPFCARKCPYCDFNSHVRASVDHGVWERALLADMRHEAALAGGEPLDSIFFGGGTPSLMPPALVASLLHQAEALWGFAPDIEITLEANPSSVEAANFAALAEAGVNRVSLGVQALDDEALRFLGRLHGVDEALAALETAQKAFSRVSFDLIYARPGQTEAQWRAELDRALGFGTSHLSLYQLTIEPGTRFATEVRQGTFTPLEDDPAAELFVLTQEMSAAAGLPAYEISNHARLGEESRHNLTYWRYEDYCGIGPGAHGRRGGHATMRHKKPENWLASIEERGHGAQEERALTVSEQASEALMMGLRLAEGVDLAAMAQRFGLAETALVAAERVEFYRRLGMVMRAGPRLIVTPQGMPLLDALLGELVASELVLA, from the coding sequence ATGGCCCGCGCGCTTTACATCCACTGGCCGTTCTGCGCCCGCAAATGTCCCTATTGCGACTTCAACAGCCATGTCCGCGCCAGCGTGGACCATGGTGTGTGGGAGCGCGCCTTGCTGGCGGACATGCGCCACGAGGCCGCCCTGGCTGGCGGCGAGCCGCTCGATTCGATCTTCTTCGGCGGCGGCACGCCTTCTCTGATGCCCCCTGCCCTCGTGGCGTCATTGCTGCACCAGGCCGAGGCGTTGTGGGGCTTTGCACCCGATATCGAGATCACGCTGGAGGCGAACCCCTCCTCGGTCGAGGCGGCGAACTTCGCTGCTCTGGCCGAGGCCGGCGTCAACCGCGTATCGCTCGGGGTGCAGGCGCTCGATGACGAGGCCCTGCGCTTCCTCGGGCGACTCCACGGCGTCGACGAAGCGCTGGCCGCGCTCGAGACGGCGCAAAAGGCGTTCAGTCGGGTCAGCTTCGACCTGATCTACGCCCGGCCCGGCCAGACCGAGGCGCAATGGCGGGCGGAACTGGACCGTGCGCTTGGCTTCGGCACATCGCATCTGTCGCTCTACCAACTCACTATCGAGCCGGGGACGCGCTTCGCCACCGAGGTGCGGCAGGGCACGTTCACACCACTCGAAGACGACCCGGCAGCAGAACTTTTCGTCCTGACGCAGGAGATGAGCGCCGCAGCTGGACTGCCCGCCTACGAAATCAGCAACCACGCCCGGCTTGGCGAAGAAAGCCGCCACAACCTCACCTACTGGCGGTACGAGGACTATTGCGGGATCGGGCCGGGCGCGCATGGTCGGCGTGGTGGCCATGCGACCATGCGCCACAAGAAGCCCGAGAACTGGCTCGCGTCGATCGAAGAGCGAGGCCACGGTGCACAGGAAGAACGCGCACTTACTGTAAGCGAGCAAGCATCGGAAGCGCTGATGATGGGACTGCGACTGGCGGAGGGCGTGGACCTCGCAGCAATGGCGCAGAGGTTCGGTCTTGCAGAAACCGCACTGGTCGCTGCCGAGCGGGTCGAATTCTACCGGCGGCTGGGGATGGTGATGCGAGCTGGCCCCCGCCTGATCGTTACACCACAAGGCATGCCCCTGCTCGATGCCTTGCTGGGCGAACTGGTCGCGTCGGAGCTGGTGCTGGCATGA